A single region of the Saprospiraceae bacterium genome encodes:
- a CDS encoding C1 family peptidase yields the protein MRSIGISLLFLLVFTCTANGQNIRFKSAQRVTQIGVADPAMFDELMVLVPEIGSHSRNVLERQNLKPFMMPIREIGFRGDDMCYTLTSCLEYYLNLKKNYKINLSPDYISLSMAANGKALNAKDILTYMIKDGTVNAAILPYDAGEITNAVFATQKYKINNYLYLFNASSKSLQKEFETKKALIRGNPVIIELMADEGVLTFREHEWGPARQGNYRFAFIVVGFDESTKTFELRSNFGSDWANNGYISIDYNTFSQLATNGYVMVPEEYY from the coding sequence ATGAGATCAATTGGCATCAGTCTGCTTTTCCTCCTTGTGTTCACTTGTACAGCCAATGGGCAAAATATCCGATTTAAATCGGCTCAAAGGGTCACCCAAATTGGTGTCGCTGACCCGGCAATGTTCGACGAATTAATGGTCCTGGTGCCAGAAATTGGCAGCCATTCTCGCAATGTGCTGGAGCGGCAGAATTTGAAGCCCTTTATGATGCCCATTCGCGAGATCGGCTTTAGAGGAGACGATATGTGTTATACTTTAACGAGTTGTTTGGAATATTACCTCAATCTGAAGAAAAATTATAAAATCAATCTAAGCCCAGACTATATTTCCCTGAGTATGGCGGCCAACGGGAAAGCCCTAAATGCCAAAGATATCCTTACCTACATGATTAAGGATGGAACCGTGAATGCCGCGATTCTTCCCTATGATGCTGGCGAGATAACGAATGCCGTTTTTGCTACCCAAAAATATAAGATCAACAATTATTTATACCTTTTTAATGCTTCCTCCAAGTCGCTGCAAAAAGAGTTTGAAACGAAAAAGGCCCTGATCAGAGGTAATCCAGTCATTATTGAATTAATGGCAGATGAGGGGGTACTTACTTTTCGCGAACATGAATGGGGACCCGCTCGCCAGGGAAATTACAGATTCGCTTTTATTGTTGTTGGTTTTGATGAGTCAACCAAAACTTTTGAATTGCGGAGCAATTTTGGTAGCGATTGGGCCAATAATGGTTACATTAGCATCGATTATAACACCTTCAGCCAACTGGCTACCAATGGGTATGTCATGGTACCAGAAGAATACTATTAG